The Dasypus novemcinctus isolate mDasNov1 chromosome 13, mDasNov1.1.hap2, whole genome shotgun sequence genome segment ctctggggaggaggaggaggagcaggcgCTCTCAGCCATGTCCTCGGGAAGGCAGCTGTCCCCTCTGCCCTCATCCTGCTGCACCTCTGGGAAGCTGTAGGCctccaggtggctctccttgtccGTGCACACAAAGTAGCTGTAAGGAGAGAACCAGGGCCGGTAGATGGTGCAGTTCCGCCTCAGCTGCTCCCCATTCTGGATGTCCCCCAAGGTGCAGTCTGCAAAGGAAAGGGCCGGGTGTAAGCCTCTGGCCTAGGGCAGGGAGCAGGTTGGCCTGTGGGGCTGGAGGCCGAGCTGCccaaagggaaggagggaagcggTCAGGTGCGTCCTCGGGTTGCCTCCGCCCGGTCTTGGGTACAGGTCTAAGAGCAGGCAGAAGAAGGGGTGTGGAGGCCAATCTAAGGTATTCGTTCctgctgttttcttttcctattggTACACACGCAGTTTGATCCCTGGGCAAGAGAGTCCTGTTTCAGTCACTAAGCCTTGGTATTTGTCAGGTTCTTCCCTCCCTGGAGACACCTTGTCCACTGCCTTTTATTAGGGTAGACGGGAGCAGGTGGCTCAGAGGACAGCCAGCCCTCTGGCTTCTGCAGTCCCTCTTTCCACCAGCAGTGTTTGGTTGTGGCCTTTTGCCTGCCTCCAGCCCATCTTCCCTCAGCAGCCTACTCAGTCAGAAACTGCTCCTACACCCCAGCTCGAGTGCCAGGAGAAGAGTgccaggagaagccaggagaagagAGTGCCAGGAGAAGAGAGGCAAGCAGCCCCCACAGAGCCTGTGGCGCTCTGCTAAAGGAAGAACCAGGTGGAGACTGCAGGTGAAAATGCAGCACAGTGtgacccagcctgcaagcaccctTCCCTCAAGGGAGCAGCCCCTGGCCATCCCAGCTTTGCACATGTGCCCATCCAGAGTCAGAGATGGCCTCACCTGGTAAGGGCACCGTGTTGTGCACTCCACGCTGGAGAGTGCTGCTTTGGTACTGGGGTGGCAGGGCCTGAGCTGGGCTGGATGCCTCAGCGGGTGCCGCAGTCTTTGCAATGTCTGGGTGACAGAAAAAACACTCTGGTGAGCTGAGCAAGGGTGGGAGTCCTCTTGTTGGGACCCCCCAGAACACATCTAAAGGCTCACCCTCAGTGCTTCAAGGTATCTCTACGCCAAAGCAAAACAATTGAGTTCTCTTGCACCAGTCACGCAGAGCTGTTTTGAAGGACATCCTGGGCAAATCCAAACGGAGCAGTTTCATTGAGATGTGGGCAAGATCCTCTCCAAAGGCAGATTTAAAAGCTTAGCCCAGAGGATGCTGCTGTGCCTGGCCCACCCCTCAGCCAGCCCTCCTGCAGCTCCCCCATATGTGGGTGTAGTCTGCACTGCAGACCTCTGGCACTCTGGGGTGCAGGGCTCAGCGAGGGAGCTCTGATCCCAGGCTGCAGAGCTATGTGGCACGGTCCCATTGAGGATGAAAAGCCTGATTCTCCAGTTGAAACCTCTCATGCTTGTAGCCAGAAAGGGTTCAGCTGGACCCCAGCTGCCTGCCACACCTGTGAGTGGCCCCTAACGCTTGATCAAAGCAGACCTGTCCCAAATCCCAGAGCAGGAGCTGTGCTGTTTTGGAGATAGATGTATAAATGTCATGAGTAGGTAAATGAATGTTTAGGAGAACTCCACAGGGTAGTAGTTCTCAAACCTTAATGTGCTTAGGAATCCcttggggatcttgttaaaaatgCGGGTTAAGATACATTATGCCTGTTGTCTGGgtgggcctgagattctgcatttctaacaagctcccatgTGCAGCTGTTGGGGCAGGTCCATGGACCATACTTGGAAGAGCAAGTCCTTAGCGTACCCCAGCTTGATTCCATGCCGTGCTCATCAGTTATTTGGCAGCCTGGGTCCCTGTTGGTGGTTTGATATGTGCTCATCAGTTACTCGGCCACCTGGGTCCCTGTTGGTGGTTTGGTAAGTCTGAATCTTCTCCAGTTTGCCCAAACAAAGCTAAAACTAGCACATACTATTTATGTAGATAGATGACTACCTCGAAATTTCATACTGATTCAAAGGGGGGAAAACTCCGACAACAAATGTTTCCCCCATCCTTCCCTTGCCAGAAATTAGTAAACAGCAGGCACTACTTACCACAAATGCAGCATTTGGAAAAGTTATTTTCTCCCCATGTGTAATTTGACTTTCTCACTAAATCGTGGTCCTGTAACATGGTCTGGTAGAGTACTCAATTAAAAGCTTCAAAAACCACATCTTTGTGGCCCTAGTGGCACCAGTGTTTACCTGGTAAGCTGGTGGCACGTGAGGACATAATGTCAGGAAAAGTGCTCATGGCAGAGGAAGAGATTCGAGGTCCAGAAATGCTGAGGAGTGAGAAGTTCTCCATATTCTGACAACTGTAGGGTATGGAAActgcacatctgctccccagaggcTGGTTGGGTTGTCCAGACGATAAACATTCTAAGTGAGCTGACATCACAAAAAGGTCATTTGATTCTACTCACCAGCCAGGTTACCCCTTTAAACGATGTATGAGTCTCTTGCAAGGCaggagaaacttaaaaaaa includes the following:
- the SPATA46 gene encoding spermatogenesis-associated protein 46 isoform X2 encodes the protein MLQDHDLVRKSNYTWGENNFSKCCICDIAKTAAPAEASSPAQALPPQYQSSTLQRGVHNTVPLPDCTLGDIQNGEQLRRNCTIYRPWFSPYSYFVCTDKESHLEAYSFPEVQQDEGRGDSCLPEDMAESACSSSSSPENTCPREVTRKSRHGVDPVDYITSQDILTASRWHPAQQNGYKCAACCRMYPTLHSLKSHIKGGFREGFSCKVYYRKLKTLWGKEQKARPGDRLAPGGCQAFK
- the SPATA46 gene encoding spermatogenesis-associated protein 46 isoform X1, with protein sequence MENFSLLSISGPRISSSAMSTFPDIMSSRATSLPDIAKTAAPAEASSPAQALPPQYQSSTLQRGVHNTVPLPDCTLGDIQNGEQLRRNCTIYRPWFSPYSYFVCTDKESHLEAYSFPEVQQDEGRGDSCLPEDMAESACSSSSSPENTCPREVTRKSRHGVDPVDYITSQDILTASRWHPAQQNGYKCAACCRMYPTLHSLKSHIKGGFREGFSCKVYYRKLKTLWGKEQKARPGDRLAPGGCQAFK